One window of Eisenibacter elegans DSM 3317 genomic DNA carries:
- a CDS encoding putative LPS assembly protein LptD: MNQSHPVSLPVLLLKAFSTLFGLSYRLGVWLCGVLCLLSVSLYAQDDSLKQVKDPKWLERDSLSTDSLQKVTINTAARRAADTTRPAREESDIETTIDYTAKDSIITNMFDEVVYLYGNAVVVYGDMKIEANVIEIDWRNDLVKARGTPDSTGKMRGTPVFTQQGDVFESQEMTYNFKTKKGLINGVVTQQGEGYIYGAKVKKSPENEMYLSSATYTTCNLSTPHFHIQSRKIKMVPDKAVIAGPFNLFINQKPTPLGFLFGIFPFSETRRSGIIVPVYGEDAARGFFLRQGGYYWSVNDNIAAEFLGELYTNGSWGVDFGTTYRKRYYYDGGARVRYNKRLQQETDLSQTEIQDFWVEWRHSPTPRGNGAFNANVNFGTTSFNANNSFNPMDYVSNNFQSSVSYRYAFGSVANLSLAARTSQNTQSGETNVILPNFNFAVNRFFPFKPRGASPKGWLQNINLSYGVDGVYQVNNTFTSPYPFTVANPRTQADGTPFDPNQRPDFFENFDLVRQNAQVGAVHNIPISTTIKFFKYLQLNPSFNYQEYWYPYRLDYTWVSEQNAVRVDTINQFSRAFNYNLNANFTTRLYGTVLFRDKKRLEGIRHTLVPTIGLSYSPDLSSPSFDFYQNVQVDSTGRVENLSRYLGFIRGFPGGSEAANINYSLNNIFEMKIRPKGDSAAKAEKVPLLENISISGAYNILADSLNFSNINIAARTRLIGLLDVNVNANVDPYMSIGASNTDGTLRPVRVNRLALLENAGLGYINNVSMGVNTNLTPTAFKKKEQEKRQQLQEEALSDPRMRQVLDDPTAYVDFDIPWTLNVSFTYSLNRLPFQEKQEVMTFNFGGNLSLTPTWKLAFSSGYDFVQKDLAFTTIDIIKDLHCWEMRFNWIPFGVRQSYNFDIYIKASILQDLKISRRRSWYDRPIGR, translated from the coding sequence ATGAATCAATCTCATCCCGTGTCTCTACCTGTGTTGCTTTTGAAAGCCTTCAGCACCTTGTTTGGTTTGTCTTATCGCCTTGGCGTATGGCTCTGTGGTGTATTATGCCTGCTTTCTGTGTCGTTATATGCCCAAGACGATAGCCTGAAGCAAGTCAAAGACCCTAAGTGGTTGGAGCGCGACAGCCTCTCTACCGACAGCCTACAGAAGGTAACCATCAATACGGCAGCACGGCGTGCTGCGGATACAACACGCCCCGCACGCGAGGAGAGCGACATCGAAACAACAATAGACTATACGGCCAAAGATTCTATCATCACCAATATGTTTGATGAGGTGGTCTATCTCTATGGCAATGCTGTAGTGGTGTATGGCGATATGAAGATAGAGGCCAATGTGATCGAAATAGACTGGCGCAACGATTTGGTCAAAGCGCGGGGAACGCCCGATTCTACAGGCAAGATGAGAGGCACGCCCGTCTTCACCCAGCAGGGCGATGTGTTTGAGTCGCAGGAGATGACCTATAACTTCAAAACCAAAAAAGGACTTATCAACGGGGTCGTTACCCAACAAGGGGAGGGCTATATCTATGGAGCTAAGGTGAAGAAAAGCCCCGAAAACGAGATGTACCTTTCCAGTGCTACCTATACGACCTGCAATCTCAGTACACCTCACTTTCACATCCAATCGCGCAAAATCAAGATGGTTCCCGACAAGGCCGTCATAGCAGGACCTTTCAACCTCTTTATCAACCAAAAGCCTACACCTTTGGGCTTTTTATTTGGGATATTTCCCTTCTCCGAAACCCGCCGCTCGGGCATTATTGTGCCGGTGTATGGCGAAGATGCCGCACGGGGCTTCTTCTTGCGCCAAGGGGGGTACTATTGGTCTGTCAATGACAACATCGCGGCTGAGTTTTTGGGCGAACTGTACACCAACGGTAGTTGGGGGGTAGACTTTGGCACGACTTACCGCAAGCGTTATTACTATGACGGCGGAGCGCGTGTACGCTACAACAAACGCCTACAACAAGAGACAGACCTCTCTCAAACCGAAATCCAAGACTTTTGGGTAGAATGGCGACACTCGCCCACACCACGTGGCAATGGGGCTTTCAATGCCAATGTCAACTTTGGTACGACTTCGTTCAATGCCAATAACTCCTTCAATCCAATGGACTATGTGTCAAACAACTTCCAGTCCAGTGTGTCGTATCGTTATGCTTTTGGAAGTGTGGCCAATTTGAGCTTGGCTGCCCGTACGAGCCAAAACACCCAGTCGGGGGAGACCAACGTGATTTTGCCCAACTTTAACTTTGCGGTCAATCGTTTTTTCCCTTTCAAACCACGAGGCGCCTCCCCCAAAGGTTGGTTGCAAAACATCAACCTGAGCTATGGGGTAGATGGGGTGTACCAAGTCAACAACACCTTTACGTCGCCGTATCCTTTTACGGTAGCCAACCCGCGTACACAGGCCGATGGTACTCCCTTCGACCCTAACCAACGTCCTGATTTTTTTGAAAACTTTGACCTCGTGCGGCAAAACGCCCAAGTAGGTGCGGTACACAACATCCCTATCTCTACGACCATCAAGTTTTTCAAATACCTACAGCTCAACCCCTCTTTCAACTACCAAGAATACTGGTATCCGTACCGCCTCGACTATACCTGGGTGTCTGAGCAAAACGCCGTCCGTGTGGACACCATCAATCAGTTTTCGCGCGCTTTTAACTATAACCTCAACGCCAACTTTACGACCCGTTTGTATGGAACCGTGCTCTTCCGCGACAAAAAGCGGCTGGAAGGCATCCGCCACACCCTAGTACCTACCATCGGCTTGTCGTATAGCCCTGATTTGTCGTCGCCTTCATTCGATTTTTATCAAAATGTACAAGTCGACAGTACAGGGCGCGTAGAAAATCTCTCACGTTATTTGGGCTTTATCAGGGGCTTTCCGGGAGGCTCAGAGGCGGCCAATATCAACTACTCGCTCAACAATATTTTTGAGATGAAAATACGCCCCAAAGGCGACAGCGCGGCCAAGGCTGAGAAAGTCCCACTTTTGGAAAATATTTCTATCTCTGGGGCTTATAACATACTGGCGGACTCCCTGAACTTCAGCAATATCAATATAGCAGCCCGTACGCGCCTGATTGGACTGCTGGATGTCAATGTCAATGCCAATGTAGACCCCTATATGTCGATAGGGGCTTCCAATACTGATGGTACGCTGCGCCCGGTACGTGTCAATCGATTGGCATTGTTGGAAAACGCCGGCCTAGGGTATATCAACAACGTCAGTATGGGGGTGAATACCAACCTCACTCCGACGGCTTTTAAGAAAAAAGAACAAGAAAAGCGCCAACAGCTACAAGAGGAGGCGCTCTCTGACCCACGTATGCGGCAAGTACTGGACGACCCTACGGCCTATGTCGACTTTGATATTCCTTGGACGCTCAACGTGTCGTTTACCTATAGTCTCAACCGCCTACCCTTCCAAGAAAAACAAGAAGTGATGACCTTCAACTTTGGCGGCAATCTGAGTCTGACTCCTACTTGGAAACTGGCCTTTAGCTCGGGCTATGATTTTGTACAGAAAGATTTGGCCTTCACGACCATCGACATCATCAAAGACCTGCATTGTTGGGAGATGCGCTTCAACTGGATACCGTTTGGCGTACGACAGTCTTACAATTTTGACATCTACATAAAAGCCTCTATCTTGCAAGACCTCAAGATTAGCCGCCGCCGCAGCTGGTACGATCGCCCGATTGGGCGCTAA
- a CDS encoding DUF2490 domain-containing protein, which translates to MFFNDSTKWAWELDVVYRRQSELGESNFWEHPLRYSVRPWIAYQFTKMTRVSLNPIGIFHSAPRFPLESDLDRPFERELRTTLQINNYAYYGRFNFTHRLRFESRWRGIDNPDGVRHNFRFRYRIRLRTPLNTDYFYKNNTLYISNYHEVHVEFGRDYGTNYFSQTRNFVGLGYRFWDWTRVELGYLYQINTRANNSQIDISQGLMFYLFLDILSRNQRKYKYSF; encoded by the coding sequence ATTTTTTTTAATGACTCTACCAAGTGGGCTTGGGAGCTTGATGTAGTATATAGAAGGCAAAGTGAACTTGGAGAAAGCAATTTTTGGGAACATCCTTTAAGATACAGTGTAAGACCTTGGATTGCATATCAATTCACAAAGATGACACGAGTAAGTTTAAACCCTATTGGCATTTTTCATTCAGCACCGAGATTTCCATTAGAAAGCGACTTGGACAGACCGTTTGAAAGAGAGTTAAGAACTACTTTACAAATTAATAACTATGCCTATTACGGCAGATTTAATTTTACCCATCGTCTAAGATTTGAATCAAGATGGCGAGGTATAGACAATCCTGATGGTGTAAGACATAATTTTAGATTTAGGTATCGAATTAGACTTAGAACGCCTCTTAACACTGATTATTTTTATAAGAACAACACCTTGTATATTTCAAACTATCACGAAGTTCACGTTGAGTTTGGTAGAGATTATGGCACAAATTATTTTTCACAGACAAGAAATTTTGTTGGCTTGGGTTACCGTTTTTGGGATTGGACAAGAGTTGAATTAGGTTATTTATATCAAATTAACACAAGAGCTAATAATTCTCAAATAGACATAAGTCAAGGACTAATGTTTTACTTATTTTTAGATATCCTCAGTAGAAATCAGAGGAAATATAAATACTCGTTTTAA
- a CDS encoding TraB/GumN family protein yields MKKNYSPLFFFWWCYWLCCTSGVWAQTAPTDQLSSIFWEISGKQLKKPSYLFGTHHLYEYDFIEQNPEITRRLKQVEVVVGEIIVDSADVMTMLKMAKSMMLSEGSLGKLLSPEDFQATNECLQNTLGLSLDNPLIQKFKPIVLHQLISVAKYLKTEGKEPALQELPMEGLSNRGSMDAYFQKQGKVWGKELRGLESIDAQVGILYDSYPIDRQIEMLLDMVYDRDSSSTFEVLRLNQLYRQQNLDALHELMVQQSTDGELERLLYERNRNWIPQLDHWLATEKRRLFIAVGAGHLPGDQGVIALLRAKGYTLTPVSIAVYTGKE; encoded by the coding sequence ATGAAAAAAAACTACTCCCCCCTTTTCTTCTTTTGGTGGTGTTATTGGCTGTGTTGCACGTCGGGGGTGTGGGCACAAACTGCTCCTACAGACCAGCTCAGCAGTATTTTCTGGGAGATTTCGGGCAAACAGCTCAAAAAACCCTCTTATCTCTTTGGTACACATCACCTATACGAGTATGACTTTATCGAACAGAACCCCGAAATCACCCGCCGACTCAAGCAGGTGGAAGTGGTGGTAGGTGAGATTATTGTGGATAGCGCCGATGTGATGACGATGCTCAAAATGGCCAAATCAATGATGCTCAGTGAAGGTTCGTTGGGCAAATTGCTTAGCCCTGAGGATTTTCAGGCTACCAACGAATGCCTTCAAAACACACTGGGCCTGAGCTTGGACAATCCGCTGATACAAAAATTCAAGCCTATTGTCTTACATCAACTCATCAGTGTGGCCAAATATCTCAAAACAGAAGGCAAAGAACCAGCCCTTCAAGAGCTGCCGATGGAAGGACTGAGCAACCGGGGTTCTATGGATGCATATTTCCAAAAGCAGGGTAAAGTCTGGGGCAAAGAGCTGCGTGGTTTGGAAAGCATAGACGCTCAGGTGGGCATCTTGTATGATTCTTATCCCATAGACCGACAGATAGAAATGTTGTTGGATATGGTATATGACCGCGACAGCAGCTCCACCTTCGAAGTACTCCGCCTCAATCAACTCTATCGCCAACAAAATCTTGATGCCCTTCACGAGCTGATGGTACAACAATCTACAGATGGCGAGCTCGAACGACTGCTCTACGAGCGAAATCGCAACTGGATTCCCCAACTCGACCACTGGCTGGCTACTGAAAAACGCCGACTCTTTATCGCTGTCGGAGCCGGACATTTGCCCGGAGACCAGGGTGTAATAGCGCTCTTGCGTGCCAAAGGCTATACCCTTACCCCGGTCAGCATTGCGGTATATACCGGCAAAGAATGA
- a CDS encoding Crp/Fnr family transcriptional regulator has translation MSNTVKSFPCETCRVRHKGIFADLESHNLSEISTKKGCQVFSKGELIFQENQYPQGLYAIYQGKVKVFKTTESGKDHIFRLASEGDVLGYRSLISGEAYEVSAIPLVDTRVCFIPKQVFMSVLQESTNLTGQVMNLLSHDLRFAEEKLTKMAQKTVKERLAETLLMLKQYYGQEADDTGFINILLSREDLANLVGTATETLIRALSDFKKEGLVDLQGKKIAILDVKRLDRMTKNFD, from the coding sequence ATGAGTAATACCGTTAAATCATTCCCCTGCGAGACCTGCCGTGTACGGCATAAAGGTATTTTCGCAGACCTTGAAAGCCATAATTTATCGGAAATATCCACCAAAAAAGGATGCCAAGTATTCAGCAAAGGAGAGCTAATTTTTCAAGAAAATCAGTATCCACAAGGGCTGTATGCGATTTATCAAGGCAAAGTCAAGGTATTCAAAACCACCGAGTCTGGCAAAGACCATATCTTCCGTCTCGCATCTGAAGGCGATGTATTGGGCTATCGCTCCTTGATTTCTGGCGAAGCATATGAAGTCTCGGCTATTCCTTTGGTCGATACCCGTGTATGTTTTATCCCCAAACAGGTCTTTATGAGTGTGTTGCAAGAAAGCACCAACTTGACCGGTCAAGTGATGAACTTGCTAAGCCACGACCTCCGTTTTGCTGAAGAGAAGCTCACCAAGATGGCTCAAAAAACTGTAAAAGAGCGGCTAGCCGAAACCCTCCTGATGCTCAAGCAGTACTATGGCCAAGAGGCCGACGATACCGGCTTTATCAATATCCTACTTTCGCGCGAAGACCTCGCCAACCTTGTAGGTACCGCAACCGAAACACTAATCCGTGCCTTATCAGATTTCAAAAAAGAAGGCTTGGTAGATTTACAAGGCAAAAAAATTGCTATCTTGGACGTAAAACGCCTAGATCGTATGACCAAAAACTTTGATTAG
- a CDS encoding adenine phosphoribosyltransferase: protein MELSSFIRDVPDFPKQGIVFKDITTLLQEPAALKQAGEALLAMTQGLQIDKVAGIESRGFLFGMFLAERLGVGFVPIRKPGKLPSKTFSESYALEYGNDTIEMHQDAIKPGEKILLHDDLLATGGTAAAAARLIERAGGELVQASFLIELSFLPGRAALQSYDVRSLIQYDSE, encoded by the coding sequence ATGGAACTGAGTTCATTCATCCGTGATGTGCCTGATTTTCCCAAGCAAGGCATTGTATTCAAAGACATTACTACCCTCCTCCAAGAGCCTGCGGCTCTCAAACAGGCCGGAGAAGCGCTGCTGGCAATGACCCAAGGGCTTCAGATAGATAAAGTAGCCGGCATTGAGTCGCGGGGTTTTTTATTTGGGATGTTCTTGGCCGAGCGCTTAGGGGTGGGTTTTGTACCCATCCGAAAGCCCGGAAAGTTACCTTCCAAAACCTTTAGCGAAAGCTATGCGCTGGAGTATGGCAACGATACTATCGAGATGCACCAAGATGCCATCAAACCCGGAGAAAAAATCTTACTACACGATGACCTCCTAGCTACCGGAGGGACTGCCGCCGCCGCCGCCAGACTTATCGAGCGTGCCGGAGGAGAGTTGGTGCAGGCTTCTTTCTTGATAGAGCTGAGCTTCTTGCCCGGTAGGGCTGCCCTACAATCATATGATGTGCGTTCACTGATTCAATACGACAGCGAATAG
- a CDS encoding aspartate carbamoyltransferase catalytic subunit, with protein sequence MKHLLGIKPLSVADIELIFQTADEFKEVINRPIKKVPSLRDITIANVFFENSTRTRISFELAEKRLSADVVNFSASSSSVKKGETLLDTVQNILAMKVDMVVMRHSSVGAPHFLAKHVPANIINAGDGTHEHPTQALLDAYSVRERLGEVGGKRIAIIGDIMHSRVALSNIFAFQKLGAELMVCGPTTLIPKYIGSLGVRVETDVRKALAWCDVANVLRIQLERQQIKYFPSLREYRLYYGITKKMLEQLDKEIVVMHPGPINRGVELSSDAADSSQAIILDQVENGVAVRMAVLYLLAGGRSGI encoded by the coding sequence ATGAAACACCTTTTGGGCATCAAACCATTGAGCGTCGCCGATATAGAATTGATTTTTCAGACCGCCGATGAGTTTAAAGAAGTCATCAACCGACCCATCAAAAAAGTCCCCTCTTTACGTGACATCACCATTGCCAATGTATTTTTTGAGAATTCTACCCGTACCCGGATTTCATTTGAGCTAGCCGAAAAGCGCCTTTCTGCCGATGTGGTCAATTTTTCGGCCTCTTCCAGCTCTGTCAAAAAAGGGGAAACCCTGCTAGATACGGTGCAGAATATCTTGGCGATGAAAGTCGATATGGTGGTAATGCGGCATTCCAGCGTGGGAGCGCCGCATTTTTTGGCCAAACACGTGCCGGCCAATATCATCAATGCGGGCGATGGGACGCACGAGCACCCTACCCAAGCCCTGCTTGATGCCTATTCGGTGCGTGAGCGCCTCGGAGAGGTGGGCGGCAAGCGCATCGCCATTATCGGAGATATTATGCACTCACGGGTGGCCTTGTCCAATATTTTTGCTTTCCAAAAACTAGGGGCAGAGTTGATGGTCTGTGGTCCCACAACACTGATTCCTAAATATATTGGGTCGTTGGGAGTACGGGTTGAAACCGACGTACGCAAGGCCCTCGCTTGGTGTGATGTGGCCAATGTATTGCGTATACAACTGGAGCGCCAGCAAATCAAGTATTTCCCATCGTTGCGCGAGTATCGTCTTTACTATGGGATTACCAAAAAAATGCTAGAACAGCTTGATAAAGAGATTGTTGTGATGCACCCCGGGCCTATCAACCGAGGCGTAGAGCTGAGCAGTGATGCAGCAGACTCTTCGCAAGCCATTATTCTTGACCAAGTAGAAAACGGCGTGGCTGTGCGTATGGCAGTGCTCTATTTGTTGGCCGGCGGGCGCAGTGGTATTTAG
- a CDS encoding DUF58 domain-containing protein, whose amino-acid sequence MPITTPYTKKPSYWQLSLERRFFMVLLFSAFLFVLAFFWPLLLLPANILMLFLSIYLLIEALLLWQTKQGVQASRTVARRLSNGDDNPVGLEIANQYPVHISLKVIDELPIQFQRRDFALYHHQLASQQSTTLSYTLRPTERGLYQFGNLHLNVSIGLGLISRHYCFVQPDEVAVYPSFAQVHKYELLAISNKLSEAGIKKIRRIGQNREFEQIKDYVQGDDIRSINWKATARRNQLMVNHYQDEKSQQIYCLIDKGRNMRQPFNGMTLLDYAINSALVLANIAVMQYDQPGLLTFRHQIDEIVPATRGRRQMQKFLETLYKQETGFEESDYQRLFIQVRQLIKQRSLLVLFTNFESLHTLQRALPALRQLAKTQVLLVVMFENTAINSYITRRPRSLEELYNQTVAEQFVYEKRLIVRELNKYGIYTVLSHPNQLTAAVINEYLALKAKGVV is encoded by the coding sequence GTGCCTATAACTACCCCATACACTAAAAAGCCATCATACTGGCAGTTATCTCTAGAGCGGCGCTTTTTTATGGTGCTGCTCTTTTCTGCTTTCTTGTTTGTGTTGGCCTTTTTTTGGCCCCTATTATTATTGCCGGCCAACATCCTGATGTTGTTTTTGAGCATCTATCTACTGATAGAGGCCTTGTTGCTGTGGCAAACTAAGCAGGGAGTACAAGCCTCTCGTACGGTGGCGCGCCGCCTCTCCAACGGAGATGACAACCCTGTCGGGCTTGAAATAGCCAACCAATACCCCGTACACATTTCCCTAAAGGTAATCGATGAGCTGCCAATACAGTTTCAGCGCAGAGATTTCGCGCTCTATCACCACCAGCTGGCCTCCCAACAATCCACCACTCTCAGCTATACTCTGCGCCCTACCGAGCGCGGTCTTTATCAATTCGGGAATTTACACCTCAATGTCAGTATAGGCCTAGGGCTGATTTCGCGTCATTACTGTTTTGTACAGCCTGACGAAGTAGCCGTATACCCTTCTTTTGCTCAAGTACACAAATACGAGTTGCTTGCTATTTCGAATAAGCTGAGCGAAGCAGGCATCAAAAAAATACGGCGCATAGGCCAAAACCGTGAGTTTGAGCAAATCAAAGACTATGTCCAGGGAGATGATATTCGCTCTATCAACTGGAAGGCTACTGCTAGGCGCAACCAGCTGATGGTCAATCATTATCAAGACGAAAAATCTCAGCAAATATACTGCCTCATCGACAAAGGCCGCAATATGCGGCAACCCTTCAATGGGATGACCTTGCTCGACTATGCTATCAACTCAGCCTTGGTGTTGGCCAATATCGCAGTGATGCAATATGACCAGCCCGGCTTGCTGACTTTCAGGCATCAGATAGACGAGATTGTACCTGCCACGCGGGGACGGAGGCAAATGCAGAAGTTCCTCGAAACACTGTACAAACAAGAAACCGGCTTTGAGGAATCGGACTATCAACGGCTTTTTATTCAAGTACGCCAACTTATCAAACAACGTAGCTTGCTGGTGTTGTTTACCAATTTTGAAAGCTTACATACCCTACAGCGCGCACTGCCGGCTCTACGACAACTAGCCAAAACACAGGTTCTGCTTGTGGTAATGTTTGAAAATACCGCTATCAACAGCTATATCACCCGCCGCCCTCGGTCGCTAGAAGAACTATATAATCAAACTGTGGCTGAGCAATTTGTTTACGAAAAACGCCTCATTGTTCGTGAACTCAACAAGTATGGCATCTATACGGTATTATCCCACCCTAACCAGCTAACGGCTGCGGTCATCAACGAATACCTAGCGCTCAAGGCCAAGGGGGTAGTCTGA